A single window of Candoia aspera isolate rCanAsp1 chromosome 3, rCanAsp1.hap2, whole genome shotgun sequence DNA harbors:
- the GID8 gene encoding glucose-induced degradation protein 8 homolog, which translates to MSYAEKPDEITKDEWMEKLNNLHIQRADMNRLIMNYLVTEGFKEAAEKFRMESGIEPSVDLETLDERIKIREMILKGQIQEAIALINSLHPELLDTNRYLYFHLQQQHLIELIRQRETEAALEFAQTQLAEQGEESRECLTEMERTLALLAFDNPEESPFGDLLNMMQRQKVWSEVNQAVLDYENRESTPKLAKLLKLLLWAQNELDQKKVKYPKMTDLSKGTIEEPK; encoded by the exons ATGAGTTATGCAGAAAAACCCGATGAAATTACAAAAGATGAGTGGATGGAAAAACTCAATAATTTACACATCCAGAGAGCTGACATGAATCGCTTAATTATGAACTATCTTGTTACAG AAGGTTTTAAAGAGGCTGCTGAGAAGTTTCGAATGGAATCTGGAATCGAACCTAGTGTTGATCTAGAGACCCTGGATGAAAGGATAAAAATTCGGGAGATGATCCTCAAAGGTCAGATTCAGGAAGCCATTGCACTGATCAACAGCCTTCATCCAGAACTATTAGACACAAACCGGTACCTTTACTTCCACTTGCAG CAGCAACATTTAATTGAACTGATTCGGCAGCGGGAAACTGAAGCTGCTTTGGAGTTTGCTCAGACCCAGTTAGCGGAACAAGGAGAAGAGAGCCGGGAATGTCTGACGGAGATGGAGCGCACGCTTGCTCTCCTGGCTTTCGATAACCCAGAGGAATCCCCTTTTGGAGACTTGCTCAACATGATGCAGAGACAGAAA GTGTGGAGTGAAGTTAACCAAGCTGTGTTAGACTATGAAAATCGCGAGTCAACCCCGAAACTGGCGAAATTACTGAAGCTACTACTGTGGGCTCAAAATGAGCTGGaccagaagaaagtaaaatatcccAAAATGACAGATCTCAGCAAGGGGACAATTGAGGAACCCAAGTAA